The proteins below are encoded in one region of Drosophila santomea strain STO CAGO 1482 chromosome 3R, Prin_Dsan_1.1, whole genome shotgun sequence:
- the LOC120452017 gene encoding cecropin-A2, protein MNFYKIFVFVALILAIAIGQSEAGWLKKIGKKIERVGQHTRDATIQGLGVAQQAANVAATARG, encoded by the exons ATGAACTTCTACAAGATCTTCGTTTTTGTCGCCCTCATTCTGGCCATCGCCATTGGACAATCCGAAGCTGGTTGGCTGAAGAAAATTGGCAAGAAAATC GAACGAGTTGGCCAACACACTCGGGATGCCACAATCCAGGGACTGGGAGTCGCTCAACAGGCCGCCAATGTTGCAGCCACAGCTCGCGGTTAA
- the LOC120452018 gene encoding cecropin-B, which yields MNFNKIFVFVALILAISLGSSEAGWLRKLGKKIERIGQHTRDATIQVLGIAQQAANVAATARG from the exons ATGAACTTCAACAAGATCTTCGTCTTCGTGGCTCTCATCTTGGCCATAAGCCTGGGAAGTTCGGAGGCTGGTTGGCTCAGGAAGCTGGGAAAGAAAATC GAGCGCATTGGCCAACATACTCGAGATGCCACAATCCAGGTCCTCGGAATCGCCCAACAAGCCGCCAATGTGGCAGCCACCGCTCGAGGTTGA
- the LOC120454320 gene encoding cecropin-1/3-like has product MNFYRIFVFIMLMLAISFGPCEAGKQRKPDRKYERIGQMTRDAVEGVLLAQGATGSG; this is encoded by the exons ATGAACTTCTACAGGATCTTTGTCTTTATCATGCTCATGCTGGCCATCAGCTTTGGGCCATGTGAAGCCGGTAAGCAGAGGAAACCGGACAGGAAATAT GAGCGCATTGGCCAGATGACGCGAGATGCCGTTGAAGGAGTTTTGCTTGCACAAGGAGCCACCGGCAGCGGATGA